In one window of Stegostoma tigrinum isolate sSteTig4 unplaced genomic scaffold, sSteTig4.hap1 scaffold_49, whole genome shotgun sequence DNA:
- the LOC132208592 gene encoding ral guanine nucleotide dissociation stimulator-like 3 has protein sequence MILVTNQDRVSEVLNKAMTALTFEPERPQQFALAQIIESNKVLILPADAILYYAMDKKVNHDFILRFTERRSSCLCKF, from the exons atgattttg gtgactaatcaagatcgtgTATCTGAAGTTCTCAACAAAGCCATGACCGCGCTCACATTTGAACCCGAGCGTCCTCAGCAATTTGCtctagcacagatcattgaatcaaataaag tgctcatacttccggccgatgccatcctgtattacGCAATGGACAAGAAAGTGAATCAcgacttcatcctgagattcactgaaagaagatcttcatgtctatgcaagttttag